ttttttcaaaactgataTTTAGATGTTATTGCTGAAATAAAAACCATTAAAGAAAAATCCTCTGTTTTGCCAAAACTGAACTATTCAGTAATTtgtaaagataatttatattttccatcAAACTCTAATGACATGGAAAAGTACTGAGATAATTTCTAAGGTATTCACTCTGTATAtaacaaaactaatgttttgAAAATTCCTAATTCCTTTCTTCTTATAGTAACTGAATTTATGGATAACAATTATTCctgtttgttttaacatagaACTGCAACTGATTACttaattagtgaaattaaataattacatctaaaTGAGGCCAAATAAGTACACAAAAttatgaggaaggactgcattaaaaacagcaaatcccaacctctgattaattatattataaccataaatgtttaagccataaacaaaacataatgcacatttttaaaaatatcctaAGGTAAAAGTTACAatatgagattataaaatgtatcctaggttttggaggtgactaggGAAGTAGGACCCATGTTGTGGTGGGAATACACCATCTATTattcttaacctccaatttgctagtctcagagagaagattagaaatttaaaagttaggagagcgagatgtgcaTATTCAAGCCCATAAcatctcacatctatatcacccttcactgacTGCAGACAGtcatgggaaggtgactgctcttccaagttaaaacaagaataagaaaaatataaataaataaaagaaaaaaaacaagtaaaataaggTCCTACCATTTGGGAGCaagtaagatgaaacttacctCATTCCTGCCccagtatggtagaggcactaattaacacaacattgaaccatatcagtaaagtgatagtttattGTGACTGTTGTGCTTTTTATATGCAGCTCATGGTGTACATCctcataaagtagtgccaagttataaaataatcttatttttaactaaacatttcattaaattactaataattatttttagttaaaaataagattaCTTTATGCAGATATGCagcatatttttgtaaattttaatgtgttttgtttatggttataatatataatgCACATCACTTCTTTAGTCCTGTAGCTTATACAGAATTAAAActgaagtaataaatattaattgtgttaAAAGGGATAATTTCAATCTGTTAATATACGAAGTGAAGATTTAAAACCTTACCCAGTTAACTAAAGTTGTACCTCTTGTACTTAGCTGCTCAAAATCTTTCTCTATTCTCTCAAGATTCACACTTTCCAGGAACACCTGCATTTAAGAGAAAAGTAGTACTTACTGTTCACTCTTAAAATTTTGTTGTCCACAAGTTAATGGTGTATGTTACACATACCCTTTTGTCTGCCAGTGTTAGAAAGACTTGTAATTTGGTTATACAGACCAGAAAAGTTGTGAAACTATCTGTTCATTTACTGCTGTTTCTCTAATCAAACAGAAGAATTTCACTATCattcttataaaacataacaaaagtacagaaagttattttgtaataatggAATACCAACAATGGACCTTGGATTCACAGACTGACCACTGAGTGCTGCCTggtaaaataactaaaaagaatAGTAGACTGCATAGCAACAGTAGCAGACATCTACCACAAAAAACTATAGCTCCTAACACAGAGGTCACAGGACAAACAAAAAAAGTGtttctttgtgaaaataaataCGTTATAACAGCAAAACATTACAGACATACACTGCCATTTTCACCTAGGTCTTTCTGAAAACACAGAGAATATGTAAACACCATACAACAATCAGAACATTATATTCTGAACTCAATACGATCAAGTTAGTACAAAGTAAACCACAAGAAACCTTGATGGTGAGCAAAAACATTTTAGAAGTGAAATGACCAACAAAAGACTTCAGATTTTATAACAGATACACAAGCCTCTgtacaactaaaatatttcaagtaGCTTATGGGGTCAGATAAGATGACTGTACAATATATGCATACAGGAATAATACTAACATAATAGAACATGAAccatattagaaaaataaatgaaactttctACATTCACCTAACTCAAGCCACATTCAGTCAACCCCACACCAAAGTCAGCAAAACCTGGATATCCctctttaaaacattcaaataacttAGTTGATTCAATTCCTAATAGGGGGCCTAAAAGTAGATAATGAGTCTTTCTTTCAAAAACACCTCAGATTCAATCACGGCCATTATTATCAAAGAAACAGTCCTTCATTTTAGGCCTTTACTGAAGATGGCAGCAAATTATCAGCCAAAacacaagataaaaattaattagtatCTACTTATAACAAAGGAGGAAATAATTATTTAGCAACTAAACATTGGAGatggattttattttatataatttatgccAGATTCAATACagctttattttctaataaaatttttattaaataaatatacgtaTATTATTACATCTTTTAAATGAGTTTCAATTTCTTTATCTAAATTCAGAACAGATAAAGACTTTATATTATAATACCTgtaatacattgtttgatgagcaagtgagaaacaaaataaCCAGTGCTAGAACTggtttttttgatatttttagttcCTCAATCAGAAAGTGGGCATCCAACTTCAACAGACATGGACACCTGCAGACCAAATCAGTTAAGATGTTGATCATTCAAATATAGATACATACATGGTCAGAGTATGTCTAAGTCataaagtaaacataaataaacataatatttctgtttatagtaaagttactagattaaaataaacacatagacaaagagaaataataataaccaatTCAACACAGTTACTGCCCTCTTATGATCAatgcaattatttttttactataattttgaatTCAGCTTTAAGCCTAATTACTGTCaagttaacttattttaatgGCTATGTTGGGCTGTGTGTTGTTTACGatgattaataatattattaatgttatatccTTTATGTATCAAAAAGAAATCAATCACCATATTGACCTGATTATAAGGCagtttttttcatattaagaAATAGGATGTAAAATTCATAGCTGTCTTATAATTTTAATCAAGCTAATCATGGGCCCCTTTCCCCTACTCTAACATGTCTCATTCTTGAATGTCCAGATAGCATCCATCCGTCAACATGTGAATGTCAGATATTCACTTAAGTTCATCACCAAGTAATGCAACTAATTGAGTTGTAGACTATTCAATTATAGTACTGACTTCGCAGAGCTAAAAATTATGTATGACACCCAATTATTTTCTTTCCTATGGCATTCTTGAAAATGAGTGGGGGAAGTCACCTTATATTCAAGATCACCCTGTAGTCAGGCCAACACAGGAGTTAATAATGAATATTCAGTGCCTTTTCATGACtggtattttaatttgtaaaggtGTTCTACTACAGATAAAGCTGAAATACTCACCACATAAAAGCAAGAATAAATGCAGACCTAAacgttattaattaatgtaaaaagcATTATATTCCAGACaacataaactaaacaaagaattaactcttgatgacaagaaacccacttgaaataaaaatgtatctcagaatggctggtattggtattaacacttttattgataagaagagaacaataaaaatgttaatacccataccagctgttctgagatacataaagaACTAGCTGGGAGAGAGTGAATTCACTCCCAAAAACAAGAACAGAGAAACTGGTTACTGAAAACAAGAGTAAGTACTAGATGTAAGATGAATGAAAGGAGATGAAGGAAACTTTACAAAAAcatcataatataaataaaacattattaagttaGGAAATTAGTTTATAGTGAGAATAACAgaacataatgtttgttattcagcacaaagctacaaaattggtTGTCAATATGTTAATACTTACagtgaaaagagaaagattttaGTTATAATCCATCAGACTTTGCAATGAGCCAGTAGGGTGTGAGAGAGGTCATGATAACACAATACTCACTAAAAAAAAGGACACATTGCAGAGGCATCGCTAGGTTCTGGCACACAGGTACCCTGCCCCGAATCTCCAGGTTGGGTCTTGATAAATCAGACTAGAAAACTATAAACAATATCATATTGAAATGCTGAAAACTCCTGTGCCTATGTGCCTGAACCCCAAATATTCTAAAAACCTAGCGACACCTCTATTACATTGAGCATTTCGTTTGCTGTCAGTCCTATATAATAGGTATATCTGCATCAACATAGTGTATGAAGTACACGTCCAACAAGAAACATCCAACATTAAACACAACTCACATACCTATAACACATCAAACACATGTAACATTGTAAACACACCACTTTATTAGTTTCATACACATCCACGTACTTGTAATGTAGTacattatttgtatgtttgtataGACCGATTTTCCTCAGTAATCTATCACTGTTTGGGTTGGTAATGTTCGTTTAAAATAATGACTGAAGGAATTACTCTTCAAAATACTCAaatgtagatttatttttaacagaattaAACTTACAGTAAAGCTTCTGGTGAACAGTATCAACATATTTCagataacaaaaacaagaaatattgttattCTTAGTAAACATAACAATGTAAACAACTTACAACCAAATCATACTATACCTGATCAACTGAACATAATTTTCTACAACTGAGTATTCTTTTTGTCCTTGATGTCCTGcaaattaattatatgtatgtcAAATGTAAGTTTTCCTGAAACAGACTTTTAGTCcagtttaaaacaaatagttGTTTCTTACTATTTCCTTCTTAATACAGGTTTGGCTatcttaaattaaattttgtctttcaaaatttttttcCCTTTGTCTGTTAATGATTTTTGGAAAAAAAGTTAATTCATCAGgcttggaaagaaaaaaaaaaaaaatccgttactgattttgaaaatatgtagTAAATAACCATCACATATGAAAGGAATTTGTAGACTGTCTGTGAAGTGATATAATTTTCAAGATGTAAACGCATCTATTTATTGGGTAAACGAGTTATGTTTTTGGTGCTTACGAATACTTGGATTCAATAGGTCTTCCCATACTTTTACGTAAATAGGTAAATGCCATAATTCTGGAACAGCACTCAGGTAGTTTTGCAAATGAAAGAGGTTTTCcatctgaaagaaacaaaaagtatattacaaatgttaataCCATGTAATAGTTACAAATATGGTGCATTATCATTATGTGATAGTAGAGTCACCACTGATTGTAAAATTAACACTTACCTGAGTATATGCTGTTTCTGTGATGGGAAAAAGAAAGCAGTTCATTGTACAACAAAGAACAGACCAGTATGTTAGAGATTAATATTTCACATTAAGAAATGTTTGTTCCACATTTGTATCTCTCTCAAAATGACTAATGTGTATGTTAACATAATAGTTATGCATATTAGAATTCAGCTACAAGTAATAAAACCTAATGTCTGCTCAGAAAGCTATTCCAGATACAAAGAAACCAACATGACTATCTCTCAATGTCCCTCAGAGTATCTTTAGCTTACAGATCAcctaacaacaaacataacaataaatgtCATCACAGAGCTAcccaaaaaacaataaaaaagttatcACCTAGCTACCcaaaaagcaataaaaatgttatcACCTAGCtaaccataaaacaataaaaatgttatcacCTAGCTACCCATAGAACATAACAAGAATAATGTCATtaccataatttaaaaataaacaaaacaatataataaaaaataatgatattataaGTTGCCATATAatatcaaagtttataattattacaaatgccTCGTaacctataaaataataataccatCTAGAAAATCTACAGTGTTTAACAATTTCCTATTTAACAACACTGCTTATAAATGAAGACAAACTGTAAATTTTATGATGAAtagaatttgaaattaattttaccaTGTACAAATCTTTCATATTTCGGAGTATAGCTGTCCATATCTTAGGATCCCACATTTTCTTGTCAATACACAGGCACACAACAAACTTGAGAACCTTAGAGAGATATAAAGTCAATTAGATATGTACTATAAGCAAAAAGGTTCAGTGTAAACAAATGCATAATTTTATAGAAccaaatgtaatatataaacattgaaaagaaactgcttaataatattataaaaatactctcctttcattatttaatacacaGAATATAAAAACCTGAGTTAGAGTTTAttgtatgaaaaaataaacaaactgtgttTCAATCTGGATTAATcttagattaaaataaatatccaatTTAATCCAGAAAATTGGCCCTAAATCCCAGACGGATTAAATATTTCAACTCTTTTCTCTTACAAAACGTTTGTGCAAAAAGTAAAATCAAGCAacatttgttttgattaatttatgtttttgatGTTGCACAAAATTTTTAACTTATGATTAGAACACAAACTCGTTGTTCAACAAGTTTATAATAGGttcatttttttcaagtttgAGAGTGAACATTAACATCTCATTTTGATCACTCTCCAATGAGCTGCAATTATTATGACAGGAGACATACcaacaaatattgtaaaacagAAAAGAACAATGAAGCTACTGATTTATTTTGTAGTCAAAATACAATGCCacagaagaaaaagtaaaaaaacagagcataaaactaaacaattctagtaggtttggtttgttttgaacatcccgcaaagctactcgagggctatctgtgctagccgtccttaatttagcagtgtaagactagagggaaagctgctagtctgccaactcttggactactctttcaccaacgaaaagtgggttGGATcatcacactataatgcccctaCTGCTggaagaatgagcatgtttggtgtgattggcaTTCGAACCcagacccttggattatgagtcacGCACCTCAACCACCCAGCCATGCGTGGCCTGATTCTAGTAAGAACTTCtaaattgttgtatatatattgCAGCtggttgtttaatttatttaagtgaCTACCTAGTGTTTCAGAATATTCCACCGATCCAATTAATTGAAGACTGTTCAGCTTTATCCCACAGGCATAGGTGGGTAAAAACATCAATGTTTTGGAAGAATGATACTCAAACTTTTATTGTAACTGCTTGGCATTAAAAAACAGTTACCAATTCAACTTTCATATCATTCAAGtcttaatttaaaaaggaaatattttaataaaatctctATCTTGACTTGTCTTTGTCACAATGTACTACAAACTGGccattttggtttttttttttctacacttATGTGATTTTCCAAGTATCTAGTTAAATTACAGACATGTATCACACTGAAACTCACTAATCTGGACAAATCTATGATGAGCTAACTTGTCTGGAATATTCACACAGGGAGTCAAATAAGTCACTTTGAATACAACTGAGTCATTATAATGAcacaacattataatgttgtgTACATCCTCATAAAGTACACAACATGTACTACATACTGACCAGGTTGTAACTGGGTCAGTCAGTTAATGGCTGACTTCTAGTTGGATTTACTGGAGAAACTGACTATTCTCTGttcaaaagagaatgtaatactGTAATTTACTTGATAGTTGAAAACCTTGAATTTGTATTGGCTGTAGTTAATATAGAATTAACTAAAAGACAGAACTATTGAGAAATcctgaaagaaaggatgtgacaGGAGGGTGTGGCAAGAGGGTCAAGTTAACAGGAGGGTGTGGCAAGAGGGTCAAGTTACTATTTGATGCCTCTGTAACCTAACAAAACTAAAAGGGTCGAGTTACTATTTGATGCCTCTGTAACCTAACAAAACTAAAAGGGTCAAGTTACTATTTGATgcctctgtaaccaaacaaaactaaaagggTCAAGTTACTATTTGATGCCTCTGTAACCTAACAAAACTAAAAGGGTCAAGTTACTATTTGATgcctctgtaaccaaacaaaactaaaagggTCGAGTTACTATTTGATgcctctgtaaccaaacaaaactaaaagggTCAAGTTACTATTTGATGCCTCTGTAACCTAACAAAACTAAAAGGGTCAAGTTACTATTTGATGCCTCTGTAACCTAACAAAACTAAAAGGGTCAAGTTACTATTTGATGCCTCTGTAACCTAACAAAACTAAAAGGGTCAAGTTACTATTTGATgcctctgtaaccaaacaaaactaaaagggTCGAGTTACTATTTGATgcctctgtaaccaaacaaaactaaaagggTCAAGTTACTATTTGATGCCTCTGTAACCTAACAAAACTAAAAGGGTCGAGTTACTATTTGATGCCTCTGTAACCTAACAAAACTAAAAGGGTCAAGTTACTATTTGATgcctctgtaaccaaacaaaactaaaagggTCAAGTTACTATTTGATGCCTCTGTAACCTAACAAAACTAAAAGGGTCAAGTTACTATTTGATgcctctgtaaccaaacaaaactaaaagggTCGAGTTACTATTTGATgcctctgtaaccaaacaaaactaaaagggTCAAGTTACTATTTGATgcctctgtaaccaaacaaaactaaaagaaataaaaattgtgtttattctGAGCGATggcaattttattttgtataatttacattaaatttcatacttattggATAAGTGGTGAATAAAATAAAGATGATGGAATACCTAGCGAAAATTTGTTGTGTGTGGCAAGCTGAGGGAAATttagaatttttgtaaaatattgtattaagaacttaaagcttatatattattaaaatatggactATGATTTTATTCTGTGCTAATTGATctaatgtaaacaaatactgtaaaACTTTGAATGTTATTCAGTAAAACCTTGTGACATGCACAGTAGTGATGCCCAGGCAGAGAGTTAACTGACtggtgtttttttaattgttctaACCATTCAAACTTCATGTGCAAGTAATCAATTAACAAGCCTGATGATTAATCAGTTACCAAATTATAGTATCTGTCCAGTTCTAACATATACATAAACATACATGATTATTCAAGtaagtgtataaaattaaattaaataacaatatacacaTATACTGGTTAAAACATGTAAAGAGCACCTTtatatcatgttttcaatgtgGAAAACTCTGAACATGAACATTAGTTTTTGAATAATAAGTTTGCATTGtatcataataaaataagttcTCAATTCTAACTTGCTGATACAAACATCAGGATTGTGTCCCTGCATCGTCAACAAACTCTCCAATAGTTCGTCTTTAGCACACAGTTTAAAATCAGTAGGAGTGTAAGGTAGACCAAAGGTTTCTAACTGACTGGAATACATCAGGCACTCGAGCAGGTCAATGATGCTATCAATATCTTGTCCACTCAGTCTCTGGATAGTAGTCTGGTCACAAAGAGATATTAGACAGCGCAGAGCACGAGCCCGATACTTCATTGCAATAGATGGGTCATCCTACAGTCACGGAATATACTGTTTCAGACTGaacttatatttaacatttcatcTGTTTTACATGCAGAATATTGTGCATAACTGGTTAGCAATCTTCCACTAATAAGCAGATATTTTAAATTCACATAGTCTGTCAATAATGTATTTCCAAAGGTTTATTAGAATCTGTCATTAAGTATTATTATATCATTGGAAGATGGTTATTCAGTAAATTTGTTTACTACTAATGTTTATTAGAAACTGTCACTAAGTATTACTAGCATCATTGGAAGATGGTTATTTCTGTGACATTTTTACTTGAATAAATACATCAAACAAATTAAAGggtaaagaaatagaaaataaaaaccttgtatGAAAAGTATAAATGACTACAAAGAAATCAggtgttaaaaaaggaaacaaatgaaTCAGGAATTTTCACAAATTATATTCATGTAAGTAAAAGATATATTCTAGGGATAACTCATAAATcactcatttttatattttaaaaaaggaagagTTAGGAAAGCAAAaaagagaaacataaaacataaaccaaatcaggGTAGgaggaagaaacaaaacaaaagagaatTAGAAAAGTGTGAAATTAATGTAAGGTGTAACATACAAGTTTTACTCATAGTTGTGTGTGAAGCACATGTACTTAAACTTGTATGACTAAGTCATGCACACTCAGAGTACATACGTTAAAGTCCTTAAAAAAACTTAGTTTAGAAAACATCAAAAAATGTTTCCTAGTTGTATATTATGTACAGAACAAATTATGTTGAGAGAGAAGAGTTTATTAGCATGGccactaaaattaaaaaataaattaaagatatcTTCCAATCCCAAAGTAATGACAAATAAACTTTTCTGAAAGAGATATGTATATTACAcacaaactaaaaagaaaaacctaaacaCAGTTAAATGCTCTGTTTTTTGTGTTGaaatattatcatgttttttCTGTGCTCCATTATTACATATGTAGCTAGTTTACCTTCAGTGCTATGTTCAAAAGATGAAGTGCTTTGTCTTCAATAGAATTGTGATGTAGCAGATGAATGACCCTACAAAAGTAATGGATATTTACAATGTATACTATTACAGACAGTAACTTAGCAGCTGATATAATATGCtacatgaaaacataaaaaaggtaaattacaaaatttttatgAGATGTAAGTAACATTAATTTATCATTTTGGTTTTAAGTAATTGTATACCTTTTTTTTTCCCTATAAATCTGAGaacagaaacatttatatttgtacttTTCTGTGAAACGAAATAATTTCTCATCAAAATTAGGCCTTCATAATAGgaaaagtaataaagaaattCTCATTAGATATTTACAACAGTGAAAGCATTTCAGGTAACATTCTTCTTACCTTTGTAAGTTTTCATGATCAGTTTTTGTTGAAGAATCAAGCATATTTAAGTCAAGTTGAAAATGCATGGTAATAGTCTGGGGAAATAGAAAACCTTTAAACTGTatacttatataaaacaaatattcacaatCACTCTTGGTGTAAGATCTTAAAAACGTTACTTCAAGTTATTCTCATGTGGCTAATTGAAATGGACAAATAATTGACATATGATTTTTCTTAAAAGCTATTAcgtacataaataataaaagtttaaggAATTATTTAAAAGCCACCtgcttttttttattcattttatagaAACTTTTTTTCATGAGTACAGTATGAGtggtcaataaataaataaatggtgaAACTTTGTAATATACTTAACAAAATCGTATTGTATTACACACGCACTAGAACAGTTAGTAAACTTAACAATAGCCTGTCCTAGTCTTACAAATGtagtttaacaatatattaaattaattttttatagacCATCATGTAGGTTAATGGCTGACTTCTAGTTGGATTTACTGTTgtaaaatctttgtttttctacttttaaagaaattcaacTTTAAGAACAGCAGTGAGTGTAGTAGTTTTTCAACTTGCTTGAAATCATAGTCTTCAAGATCATGAAATGGATTTTGTTGTCTAAAACacgatttaatttatttataacaaaagctctcattattattattcaacacCAATTCACACCTTCTCAAACTCTGCTATCTTTTTtctacacatacatacatatttcaaGCTAAGAAAATTAGGACAATAACCTGCCTCATCTCCACTGTGTTTAGAATCTACTACAGGTGGAAGCCATTGGTCCATCAAGGTGGTGTAAACTTCCTCAACGTTACACTCGTTTATGATTGCAATCTTTTGGACGGCATCATGAACAACTGTAAAGAAAGGTCAGGTTAAATATTAATGTCTATGGGATTTTATTTCTGACTTCTAAATATATTTTGGCTCACACTTTTTATGTTACTTCTCACCTGCATGCAATTCAAGAGAGGATACActattaacatgtatatttatttgtgttcaaTGAGGAAGACTAACATGcgtaattgttttgtttactggaagaagaaaacaaacaaaagtctcTTAACAAAGTTTCCAACAAAATTTTAAGACTAAAAGTGTATGTCTTATGGgataaaaaaatacttgtataacttattaccaaatttattaatatttacaagtaaaatgTGCACTTTTTTATTACAGga
This genomic window from Tachypleus tridentatus isolate NWPU-2018 chromosome 10, ASM421037v1, whole genome shotgun sequence contains:
- the LOC143231104 gene encoding kinetochore-associated protein 1-like, whose protein sequence is MRQTITMHFQLDLNMLDSSTKTDHENLQRVIHLLHHNSIEDKALHLLNIALKDDPSIAMKYRARALRCLISLCDQTTIQRLSGQDIDSIIDLLECLMYSSQLETFGLPYTPTDFKLCAKDELLESLLTMQGHNPDVLKFVVCLCIDKKMWDPKIWTAILRNMKDLYMMENLFHLQNYLSAVPELWHLPIYVKVWEDLLNPSIRHQGQKEYSVVENYVQLIRCPCLLKLDAHFLIEELKISKKPVLALVILFLTCSSNNVLQVFLESVNLERIEKDFEQLSTRGTTLVNWVKNWYEETKKHTN